Proteins from one Bradyrhizobium amphicarpaeae genomic window:
- a CDS encoding LLM class flavin-dependent oxidoreductase has translation MIPLSVLDLSVVTTGTKPAAALRNSIDLARHIDGLGYVRYWLAEHHNLASVASPAPDVMIGQIAAVTQNIRVGSGGVMLPNHAPLVVAERFKMLEALFPGRIDLGLGRAPGTDGATAYALRSRLDRREGDDFLERLHELILWETREFPAGHPYHNVVAMPDDTRLPPIWLLGSSDYSSELAAQVGMGFAFAHHFASHDAVDAMVHYRNRFQPSAWRASPHAILAVAVITADTDEEAEQLASSFDLNRLRRDRGQYLPLPSVEEALAYPYSDAERTSILRNRSRLFVGSPATVQKKLQLLIEASKPDELMVITAVYDHEARKKSYSLLAEAFGLVKSAA, from the coding sequence ATGATCCCGCTCTCAGTCCTCGACCTCTCCGTCGTCACCACAGGCACAAAACCCGCCGCGGCGCTGCGCAACAGCATCGATCTCGCGCGCCACATCGACGGGCTCGGCTATGTCCGCTACTGGCTCGCCGAGCACCACAACCTCGCCTCGGTCGCGAGCCCGGCGCCCGACGTCATGATCGGGCAGATCGCAGCGGTGACGCAGAATATCCGCGTCGGCTCCGGTGGCGTGATGCTGCCCAATCATGCACCGCTGGTGGTGGCCGAACGCTTCAAGATGCTGGAAGCGCTGTTTCCCGGCCGCATCGACCTCGGCCTCGGTCGCGCGCCCGGTACCGACGGCGCGACGGCCTATGCGCTGCGCAGCCGGCTCGACCGCCGCGAGGGCGACGATTTCCTGGAGCGGCTGCACGAACTGATTCTGTGGGAGACCCGCGAATTTCCCGCAGGGCACCCTTACCACAACGTCGTTGCCATGCCCGACGACACCAGGTTGCCGCCGATCTGGCTGCTCGGCTCCAGCGATTATTCCTCGGAGCTGGCCGCGCAAGTCGGCATGGGCTTCGCCTTCGCGCATCACTTCGCGTCCCACGACGCGGTCGATGCGATGGTGCACTATCGCAACCGCTTCCAGCCTTCGGCCTGGCGTGCAAGTCCACACGCCATCCTCGCGGTCGCCGTCATCACCGCCGATACCGACGAGGAGGCCGAACAGCTTGCCTCTTCGTTCGACCTCAACCGGCTGCGTCGCGACCGCGGTCAATATCTGCCGTTGCCGAGCGTCGAGGAGGCGCTGGCCTATCCTTACTCCGACGCCGAGCGCACCTCGATCCTGCGCAACCGTTCGCGTCTGTTCGTCGGCAGCCCCGCGACGGTGCAGAAGAAGCTGCAGCTGCTGATCGAGGCGAGCAAGCCGGACGAACTGATGGTGATCACGGCGGTGTACGATCACGAGGCGCGGAAAAAGTCGTATTCGCTGCTTGCGGAGGCGTTTGGGTTGGTGAAGAGCGCGGCATAA